CAAAAATCGTGAACGCTCCCAGCAGTCCGCTGACAAACGCCCACAGTTCACCCACAATCAGCGCCCCCAGCCCCAAAATGAGCGTGACGAGCGAATACTTCCAATACTTCTCTTTCGTTGACATTGATTCTTCCTTTTGATAGGCCCATTCTACATGGCCCGCACATTATATAACGTATAAAAATCGCCTGTTTGCAGCCCAAAAGTAGCCCAAACCGAGGCTCCGCTGCATTTCTTTTTGTCCAAAAGCCCCATCTGTGCTTGACGACAAGACTTTTGGGCGAAAAGGACGTCTGCCCGTGCCTCGTGGCAATACTTCTGGAAAAAAAGGAGGCCTGTCGATGCCTTGAGACAGGAGTTCTTGGAAAAAAAGAAGCCGATCTTCTGGTTCTGATCCTATCATATTTCGAGATATGGTAGAGATTGAGACCTTGTTTTATACTTCATCTTAGGATATATAGGTGTATGAAATCAGGTTTGAAGTGTATCTCAAAATATATGTCCGTATGAGGGTATGTAGATACTTCATTTTGAAATACGCTATAAGATGGGTGTTCGAATTGAACTGCATTTTTTTATGAGATAGAATATGAATCACGTATTTGATACGTATTTTGGAATGAGATAGTAGCGTATGATCGGATTAGATCTTATTTTGAGATGAGCTATTGGCGGAATATAGGATAGATACGTATCTCAAAATGAATAATCAATCTATGCTTCATTTTGCACCATATTTCCAGATATAGAACAATATGAACAAGGTTTCGAGGTTCCTTTTTTTATAGACCTATTGTCGCGAGGTGCTGGCGGGCCTCCTTTTTCTCCAGAGGTACTGTCATGAGGCATTGACGGATCTCCTTTTTTCCCAGAGGTGCTGCCACGAGGTGTTGGCTGGTCTTCTTTTTCTCCAGAGGTACTGTCACGAGGCGGTTTCAGGGCTTTGGTGCTACAAAAGTTAGGATAAGTATGCCGTTTCGATAAGATTTTGCCGGATAGAAGCAGGATAAAAGGACGGAATTACCCCGCTGGTCTTTGTTCTTGAGATAAACCGAATAGGAAATTGAATCCGCCGCTTACCTTTGCCCGCACATTAACATTATTCACTAATAAAGCAAAGTCACAATGGAAATTACCCACATCGAACATCTCGGCATCGCCGTGAAGAGCATCGAGGAACAGCTGCCTTACTACGAGGAAGTATTGGGCGCTAAGTGTTACAACATCGAGGTTGTGGAAGACCAGAAGGTTAAGACCGCCTTCTTCAAGTTTGGCCAGACGAAGATCGAGCTTCTGGAGCCTACCAGCCCTGAGAGCACCATCGCCAAGTTCATCGAGAAGCGCGGCGAAGGCATCCATCACATCGCCTTTGCTACGCCCGACGTACAGGCCGCCCTTGACGAAGCCGCATCGAAAGGTGTGCAGCTGATCGACAAGAAGCCGCGCCCAGGCGCTGAAGGCCTCCACATCGCCTTCCTGCATCCCAAATCCACACACGGAGTCCTCACCGAACTCTGTATGAAATGAGAACCCTTTAAACAGATAAGAAGGAAATGAGCAATCAACTTGAAAAGGTAAAAGAACTCATCGCCCAGCGTGAGAAAGCCCGCCTGGGTGGCGGCGAAAAGGCCATCGCTAAGCAGCACGAGCGCGGTAAATACACCGCCCGTGAGCGCATCAACATGTTGCTCGACGAAGGCAGCTTCGAAGAGATGGACATGTTCGTAGAGCACCGCTGCACGAACTTCGGACAGGACAAGAAGAAGATCCTTGGCGACGGCGTAGTGACCGGTAGCGGTACGATCGACGGACGCTTGGTGTACGTCTTTGCGCAAGACTTCACCGTCTTCGGCGGTTCGCTCTCCGAGACCATGGCGCAGAAGATCTGCAAGGTCATGGACAAGGCCATGATGATGGGTGCACCCTGCATCGGCATTAACGACTCGGGTGGCGCACGTATTCAGGAAGGCGTCAACGCCCTGGCCGGATACTCGGAAATCTTCCAGCGTAACATCCTGGCGTCGGGTGTCATCCCGCAGATCTCGGGCATCTTCGGCCCCTGCGCAGGTGGCGCTGTGTACTCTCCGGCCCTGACCGACTTCACGCTTATGACCGAGGGCACATCCTACATGTTCCTCACCGGCCCCAAGGTGGTTAAGACCGTGACGGGCGAAGACGTGACGCAGGAAGACCTCGGCGGTGCCAGCGTACACTCCACCAAGTCTGGCGTGACTCACTTCACAGCTAAGACCGAAGAAGAAGGTCTGGCCACCATCCGCCAGCTGCTCAGCTACATTCCGCAGAACAACCTCGAGGAGGCTCCGCTGAAGGAATGCAACGACCCGATCGACCGTCTGGACGACAACCTGAACGAGATTGTTCCCGACAACCCCAACCGGGCCTACAACATGTACGAGGTGATCAATACCATCGTCGACGATCACGAGTTCTTCGAGATTCAGCCCAACTACGCCAAGAACATCATCATCGGTTTCGCCCGCTTCAACGGCCAGTCCGTCGGTGTAGTGGCCAACCAGCCGAAGTTCATGGCCGGAGTGCTCGACTGCAATGCTTCGCGTAAGGGTGCCCGCTTCGTTCGCTTCTGCGACGCCTTCAACATCCCCATCATCACGCTCGTTGACGTGCCGGGCTTCCTCCCCGGAACGGGTCAGGAGTACAACGCCGTTATCCTGCACGGAGCCAAGCTGCTCTACGCTTACGGCGAGGCTACAGTGCCCAAGATCACGGTTACGCTGCGTAAGTCGTACGGTGGATCGCACATCGTCATGAGCTGTAAGCAGCTCCGTGGCGACTTGAACTACGCTTGGCCGACGGCCGAGATCGCCGTAATGGGCGGATCGGGCGCAGCCGAGGTGCTCTACGCCAAGGAACTGAAGGAGGCTGCCGATCCTGCTGCGCTGATGGCTGAGAAGGTGAACGAGTACAACAAGCTCTTCGCTAACCCCTACAACGCCGCACGTTATGGCTACATCGACGATGTGATCGAGCCGCGTAACACGCGCTTCCGCATCATCCGCGCCCTGCAACAGCTTCAGACCAAGAAGCTGACTAACCCGGCTAAGAAGCACGGAAATATCCCCTTGTAACCTCTTGTAGAACCAAAGCAACCGTTTGGTCTTATGAAAACAAAGGGAATGTTTTTGGCCATGGTACTGCTCGTTTGCAGCCTCGCTGCAAGCGGGCAGTCCGCTTCTTCTATCCGCCTGAACGAGGTGCTGGTCATCAACGTCGACAACTTCGTCGATGATTATGGATCAAGGAGCGGATGGATCGAACTCTTCAACAACTCGCCCGGAACGATCGACCTGAAAGGGTGTTACCTGACAAACGACGTCAACAACCCCCGTAAATACATGATCCCCAAAGGCGACGTCAAGACCAAGATCCCACCTCGCCAGCATGCACTATTCTGGGCCGACAACAAGGCCTCACGCGGAACATTTCATTTGAACTTTACGTTGGATCCCGAGCGTGAAAACACGATTTTCATCTTCGATTCTGACGGGAAAACGCTGATCGATAAAGTCACCGTCCCCGTTGGACAAAAGCCCGACGTGAGTTATGGCCTGACACTCGACGGGGGTGACACCTGGGCAACACTCGAAAAAGTAACCCCGGACACGAACAACAA
The sequence above is drawn from the Tannerella serpentiformis genome and encodes:
- a CDS encoding OadG family transporter subunit — protein: MKTKGMFLAMVLLVCSLAASGQSASSIRLNEVLVINVDNFVDDYGSRSGWIELFNNSPGTIDLKGCYLTNDVNNPRKYMIPKGDVKTKIPPRQHALFWADNKASRGTFHLNFTLDPERENTIFIFDSDGKTLIDKVTVPVGQKPDVSYGLTLDGGDTWATLEKVTPDTNNKVLDSNEKIENFQTNDPWGIGMTLTAMAVVFAGLIVLYFLFKQVGRIAIHASRRRSEKAGMTGVAVKSSGQESGEIFAAIALALYEVSEDTHDIESTVLTMSKVARRYSPWNSKIYGLRNLPARR
- the mce gene encoding methylmalonyl-CoA epimerase; this translates as MEITHIEHLGIAVKSIEEQLPYYEEVLGAKCYNIEVVEDQKVKTAFFKFGQTKIELLEPTSPESTIAKFIEKRGEGIHHIAFATPDVQAALDEAASKGVQLIDKKPRPGAEGLHIAFLHPKSTHGVLTELCMK
- a CDS encoding acyl-CoA carboxylase subunit beta, whose protein sequence is MSNQLEKVKELIAQREKARLGGGEKAIAKQHERGKYTARERINMLLDEGSFEEMDMFVEHRCTNFGQDKKKILGDGVVTGSGTIDGRLVYVFAQDFTVFGGSLSETMAQKICKVMDKAMMMGAPCIGINDSGGARIQEGVNALAGYSEIFQRNILASGVIPQISGIFGPCAGGAVYSPALTDFTLMTEGTSYMFLTGPKVVKTVTGEDVTQEDLGGASVHSTKSGVTHFTAKTEEEGLATIRQLLSYIPQNNLEEAPLKECNDPIDRLDDNLNEIVPDNPNRAYNMYEVINTIVDDHEFFEIQPNYAKNIIIGFARFNGQSVGVVANQPKFMAGVLDCNASRKGARFVRFCDAFNIPIITLVDVPGFLPGTGQEYNAVILHGAKLLYAYGEATVPKITVTLRKSYGGSHIVMSCKQLRGDLNYAWPTAEIAVMGGSGAAEVLYAKELKEAADPAALMAEKVNEYNKLFANPYNAARYGYIDDVIEPRNTRFRIIRALQQLQTKKLTNPAKKHGNIPL